The DNA segment CTAATATCGGAGAGTGCTTTAATCAGAGGACTGCAACATTTCTTATACTTGGGGATGTTTGCACAAGGGGATGCAGGTTCTGCAATGTTACAAAGGGACAGACTAAGTCTGTTGATTATGAAGAACCTGAGCGGGTTGCACAAGCAGCAAAGGATATGGGGTTAAGGCATGTTGTTGTGACCTCAGTTACAAGGGATGACCTGCAGGACGGCGGGGCAGGCATCTATGCTCAGACAATTTCCATGATTCGTAAGCATAATCCGGAAAGTACAGTTGAAGTACTAATTCCCGATTTCAGAGGGTCAATAGAATCCTTCAATATAGTGTTAAATGAGTCACCTGATGTCTTAAACCATAATATTGAAACAGTCCCAAGGTTGTATAAAATTGTGCGGCCGGGTGCAATATATGAACAGTCCCTTTATCTTTTAGAGCATGTTAAAAAGAACAGACCTGATATATTAACAAAATCCGGGATAATGTTAGGGTTAGGCGAGGAACTTAAAGAAGTCGTTGAAGTAATGAAGGACTTACAG comes from the Nitrospirota bacterium genome and includes:
- the lipA gene encoding lipoyl synthase; translation: MHQEKRQRLPEWLKVRLPAGNTYSEVNRLLKSSRLNTVCKEANCPNIGECFNQRTATFLILGDVCTRGCRFCNVTKGQTKSVDYEEPERVAQAAKDMGLRHVVVTSVTRDDLQDGGAGIYAQTISMIRKHNPESTVEVLIPDFRGSIESFNIVLNESPDVLNHNIETVPRLYKIVRPGAIYEQSLYLLEHVKKNRPDILTKSGIMLGLGEELKEVVEVMKDLQNVGCEILTIGQYLSPGKRHLPVERYYYPDEFDELKNKGLELGFSHVEAGPLVRSSYHAVEHFTPLDKPC